One window from the genome of Marinobacter sp. es.048 encodes:
- a CDS encoding glycosyltransferase family 4 protein: MEIFIVYKEDYPWDVRVEKLAKSLNEAGNAVTIIARNLDQKPTNESTPGFQIRRIPRTQRLPRVIQKLINMPLWFNPIWLYTISKAIKGAPKPVIIVRDLPLVSAATLIARFGPAKVVFDMAEVYPEMYRSSAKHSDRSWLDSIVKNPNLAARYEKAVLPKVDHTIVMIAESRDRLLAMGVPTERVSIVSNTPPIEKYNNYRHKHNGETLRIVYVGFLTELRGLDLLIEAVGHYIEKGNAKSTIQVDIVGKGACKEKLINLARKLDIEESVRVHGWLSQEDVDQLMANANVGALTYRVCGHWNHTIPNKIFDYMLAGLPVLTTEVLPIQRIIEEANCGVVCRDLDPADIAEKLDYLKTPAVRQELGENGYRAIRDKYNWENDKARLNEIINALN, encoded by the coding sequence TTGGAGATATTTATCGTATACAAAGAGGACTACCCTTGGGACGTCCGCGTAGAAAAGCTTGCAAAGTCACTCAACGAAGCCGGCAACGCCGTCACGATAATCGCCAGAAACTTGGACCAGAAACCCACCAATGAATCTACCCCAGGTTTTCAGATTCGTCGCATTCCGCGGACCCAACGATTACCGAGAGTGATTCAAAAGCTGATAAATATGCCCCTTTGGTTTAATCCAATCTGGCTCTACACGATATCAAAGGCTATCAAGGGCGCGCCCAAGCCAGTAATTATAGTGCGGGACCTTCCCCTGGTTAGCGCTGCCACCTTAATTGCCCGCTTCGGACCGGCGAAGGTAGTGTTCGATATGGCGGAAGTCTACCCGGAAATGTACAGGTCTTCTGCAAAACATTCCGACCGATCCTGGCTGGACAGTATTGTCAAAAACCCCAATCTTGCGGCACGTTATGAAAAGGCGGTGTTGCCCAAAGTAGATCACACTATCGTGATGATCGCAGAATCCCGGGATCGGCTCCTCGCCATGGGTGTGCCAACAGAGAGAGTGTCAATAGTGAGTAACACCCCACCTATTGAAAAGTACAATAACTACCGGCACAAACACAATGGCGAAACTCTGAGAATCGTTTACGTTGGTTTCCTAACTGAACTCAGGGGTCTGGATTTACTCATCGAGGCTGTTGGCCATTACATCGAGAAAGGCAATGCTAAAAGTACAATTCAGGTGGACATTGTCGGGAAAGGTGCATGCAAGGAAAAATTGATCAACCTGGCCAGAAAGTTGGATATCGAGGAATCTGTGCGGGTGCATGGATGGCTCTCGCAAGAAGATGTGGACCAGCTTATGGCCAATGCTAACGTCGGTGCTCTGACCTATCGGGTATGTGGCCATTGGAACCACACTATCCCCAATAAAATCTTCGATTACATGCTAGCAGGGCTTCCAGTACTGACAACTGAAGTGTTGCCAATCCAACGCATCATAGAAGAAGCGAACTGTGGTGTTGTCTGTCGCGACCTGGATCCAGCGGACATTGCTGAGAAGCTCGACTATCTAAAAACCCCAGCCGTTCGTCAAGAGCTGGGCGAAAACGGCTACCGAGCTATTCGCGATAAATACAACTGGGAGAACGATAAAGCCCGCCTCAATGAAATCATCAATGCCCTTAATTAA